In Vicinamibacterales bacterium, one genomic interval encodes:
- a CDS encoding PilZ domain-containing protein, producing MTDESQRDERVIVPSPLHGEVQVYQPMTILDISRGGTQIETAFSLQVDSLHDFRISLGERSIVVKGRIASCHVGESREGVTLHRIGVEFIETSGHVQSALTHFVEALKLVQRAHAPTPSVIEGQIAE from the coding sequence ATGACCGACGAGAGCCAGCGCGACGAGCGCGTCATCGTACCGTCTCCCCTGCACGGCGAGGTGCAGGTTTATCAGCCGATGACCATTCTCGACATCAGCCGCGGCGGCACGCAGATCGAGACGGCGTTTTCGCTGCAGGTCGACTCGCTCCACGACTTCCGCATCTCGCTCGGCGAACGGTCGATCGTGGTGAAGGGACGCATCGCCAGCTGTCACGTCGGCGAATCGAGGGAAGGCGTGACCCTGCACCGCATCGGCGTCGAGTTCATCGAAACCTCCGGCCACGTCCAGTCAGCGCTCACCCACTTCGTCGAGGCCCTGAAACTGGTGCAGCGCGCGCACGCCCCCACCCCGTCGGTGATCGAAGGACAGATCGCCGAATAG
- a CDS encoding M20/M25/M40 family metallo-hydrolase, which translates to MLGLAGMMLVVASTAGVHAQAPAASIDPRIVKLLGSISEERMQQLLSRLVGFGTRNTLSDATSPARGIGAARQWIFDELKRSSPRLQVSFDTYQIPAKGRITRDVELRNVLAVLPGRSPRRIYVSGHYDSLNLGAAGQQGNNAGGAPQRSGGAAPPATAAGGPPVSADPQTRPGQDYNIDAPGANDDGSGTVLSMELARVFAESGIDFDATLVFMCVAGEEQGLIGSGAHAKMAKAQSIPIQAWFNDDIVGNSHGGDGSVDSATVRIYSEGPEDSPSRELAVFAARIGAAYVPDHQVRLMARADRFSRGGDHSALNAEGFAAIGFRESKENYGKQHGPNDTLDGVDVHYLAQNARLNAAAMATLALAPPPPAVARKAPASGRLTPTLDRRPSGYDAHLRWEASPGAAGYRIFWRSAWAPGWEHEITVGAVSEYTFPRMNIDDWVFGVAAVDTDGHESTVSVYVSPPRVES; encoded by the coding sequence GTGCTCGGGCTAGCGGGGATGATGCTGGTCGTGGCGTCGACGGCGGGCGTGCATGCGCAGGCGCCGGCGGCCTCGATCGATCCGCGCATTGTCAAGCTGCTCGGCTCAATCTCCGAAGAGCGCATGCAGCAGCTGCTGAGCAGGCTCGTCGGATTCGGCACGCGGAACACGCTGTCCGACGCCACATCGCCGGCGCGCGGCATCGGCGCGGCGCGCCAGTGGATTTTCGACGAGCTGAAGCGGAGCAGTCCGCGCCTGCAGGTCAGCTTCGACACCTACCAGATTCCAGCCAAGGGGCGCATCACGCGCGATGTCGAGCTCCGCAACGTGTTGGCGGTGCTGCCCGGCCGCTCGCCGCGGCGCATCTACGTCAGCGGCCACTACGATTCGCTGAACCTCGGCGCCGCCGGCCAGCAGGGCAACAACGCCGGCGGCGCGCCGCAGCGCAGCGGCGGGGCAGCGCCGCCCGCGACGGCGGCCGGAGGCCCGCCAGTCTCAGCCGACCCCCAGACCCGTCCCGGCCAGGACTACAACATCGATGCGCCCGGGGCCAACGACGACGGGAGCGGGACGGTGCTGTCGATGGAACTGGCGCGGGTCTTCGCCGAGAGCGGGATCGATTTCGACGCGACGCTTGTGTTCATGTGCGTGGCGGGCGAAGAACAGGGACTGATCGGCTCGGGCGCGCACGCCAAGATGGCAAAGGCGCAGAGCATCCCGATCCAGGCGTGGTTCAACGACGACATCGTCGGCAACTCGCACGGCGGCGACGGCAGCGTCGACAGCGCCACCGTTCGCATCTACTCGGAGGGGCCGGAGGATTCGCCGTCTCGTGAGCTGGCGGTGTTTGCGGCGCGAATTGGCGCCGCCTATGTGCCCGATCACCAGGTGCGGCTGATGGCGCGCGCCGATCGATTCAGCCGCGGCGGCGACCACAGCGCGCTCAACGCCGAGGGGTTCGCCGCGATCGGGTTCCGCGAGTCGAAGGAGAACTACGGGAAGCAGCACGGCCCGAACGACACGCTCGACGGCGTCGACGTCCACTATCTCGCGCAGAACGCGCGCCTCAACGCTGCCGCGATGGCGACGCTGGCGCTCGCGCCTCCGCCGCCGGCCGTCGCCCGCAAGGCGCCGGCGAGCGGCCGCCTCACGCCGACGCTCGATCGCCGTCCGTCCGGCTACGACGCCCACCTGCGCTGGGAGGCATCGCCCGGCGCCGCCGGCTATCGCATCTTCTGGCGCAGCGCCTGGGCGCCCGGCTGGGAGCACGAGATCACCGTCGGCGCCGTCTCCGAGTACACGTTCCCCCGGATGAACATCGACGACTGGGTGTTCGGCGTCGCCGCCGTCGACACCGATGGCCACGAAAGCACCGTCAGCGTGTACGTGTCGCCGCCGCGCGTCGAGTCGTAG